A single region of the Latilactobacillus curvatus JCM 1096 = DSM 20019 genome encodes:
- a CDS encoding replication-associated recombination protein A: MQQPLAFRMRPTNIDEVVGQTHLVGPQKIIRRMVDAKLLSSMILYGPPGTGKTSIASAIAGSTQYAFRMLNAATDSKKDLQIVAEEAKMSGTVILLLDEIHRLDKTKQDFLLPHLESGRIILIGATTENPYISINPAIRSRAQIFEVKPLTEADIHVAIQRALTDKEKGLGALAINLDETAEQYLARVTNGDLRSALNALELAARSTPANPDTNVIDIDIDVIEECVQKKAITHDKDGDAHYDVISAFQKSVRGSDVDAALHYMGRLIEAGDLMSISRRLMTMAYEDIGLANPQACARTVEAIAAAKQLGFPEARIPLAVAVIDLCLSPKSNSAITAIDNALADIRAGKAGEVPDHLRDAHYAGAEKLGHGVDYKYPHNYPNDWVAQDYLPDKLLGSHYYEAKATGKYEQVLKQQLERLRQASPHK, translated from the coding sequence ATGCAACAACCTCTCGCATTTCGCATGCGTCCGACTAACATCGATGAAGTTGTCGGTCAGACGCACTTAGTGGGGCCGCAAAAAATCATTCGCCGAATGGTTGATGCCAAACTCCTCTCATCAATGATTCTCTACGGACCGCCTGGTACTGGTAAAACGAGTATCGCTAGTGCCATCGCCGGTAGTACCCAGTACGCTTTTCGCATGCTGAATGCTGCCACTGATAGTAAAAAAGATTTACAGATTGTCGCTGAAGAAGCCAAAATGAGTGGCACCGTGATTTTACTCCTCGATGAAATTCACCGCTTGGATAAAACCAAACAGGATTTTCTCTTACCACATCTAGAAAGTGGCCGCATTATCTTAATTGGTGCAACTACCGAAAATCCATATATCAGTATCAACCCTGCCATTCGGAGTCGGGCCCAAATTTTTGAAGTCAAGCCCCTCACTGAAGCCGACATTCATGTTGCCATTCAACGGGCACTGACAGATAAAGAAAAAGGCTTAGGTGCACTAGCCATCAATCTCGATGAAACGGCTGAACAATACCTTGCCCGCGTCACAAACGGTGATTTACGGAGTGCTTTAAACGCCCTCGAACTCGCTGCTCGTTCAACACCAGCGAATCCAGACACCAACGTCATCGACATCGATATTGACGTTATTGAAGAATGCGTGCAGAAAAAAGCCATTACTCATGATAAAGATGGCGATGCCCATTACGATGTCATCTCCGCCTTTCAAAAATCAGTCCGTGGCAGTGACGTTGATGCTGCGCTCCATTATATGGGCCGTTTGATTGAAGCCGGTGATTTAATGTCGATTAGTCGGCGCTTGATGACAATGGCCTACGAAGATATCGGCCTCGCCAACCCTCAAGCCTGTGCCCGTACAGTCGAGGCAATTGCTGCGGCTAAACAACTTGGTTTTCCCGAAGCCCGGATTCCACTGGCCGTAGCAGTGATTGATCTCTGCTTATCTCCAAAATCAAATTCGGCCATCACCGCAATTGATAACGCGTTAGCTGATATTCGCGCTGGCAAAGCCGGTGAAGTCCCCGATCATCTCCGTGATGCCCATTATGCAGGGGCTGAAAAACTTGGCCACGGTGTCGACTACAAATATCCTCATAATTATCCCAACGACTGGGTCGCGCAAGATTACCTACCAGATAAGCTCTTAGGTAGTCATTATTACGAAGCAAAAGCAACTGGTAAATACGAGCAAGTCCTCAAACAACAGCTAGAACGCTTGCGCCAAGCCAGTCCGCATAAGTGA
- a CDS encoding universal stress protein, translating into MLQQYKHILVAIDGSYEAELAFRKAVEVALRNNGQLHLIHVIDTRAFQNISSFDSAMVEQVTETAKKTMDEYIVTANELGLKDVDYSIEYGAPKSLIAREVPEKKNIDLIMIGATGLNAVERLLIGSVTEYVTRTAVCDVLVVRTDLDNKHALNKKRSSIGHEEA; encoded by the coding sequence ATGTTACAACAATACAAGCACATTTTGGTCGCAATCGATGGTTCTTATGAAGCTGAACTCGCTTTCCGTAAAGCAGTTGAAGTTGCCCTTCGGAATAACGGACAACTCCACTTGATTCACGTTATCGATACCCGCGCCTTCCAAAATATCTCTAGTTTTGATTCCGCAATGGTTGAACAAGTCACAGAAACAGCTAAGAAAACAATGGACGAATACATCGTGACTGCCAATGAACTTGGCTTAAAAGATGTTGACTATAGCATTGAATATGGCGCACCAAAGAGTTTAATTGCCCGCGAAGTACCCGAAAAGAAAAATATCGATCTCATCATGATTGGTGCAACTGGTTTAAACGCTGTTGAACGTCTCTTGATTGGTTCTGTAACGGAATACGTTACTCGGACCGCCGTTTGCGACGTGCTCGTTGTGCGGACAGATTTAGATAATAAACACGCACTCAACAAGAAACGCAGTAGCATTGGTCACGAAGAAGCATAA
- a CDS encoding helix-turn-helix domain-containing protein → MRILGDKLKQIRKARGMSQAELAKGICTQATISLIEKKEQVPSTKILLEICKRLEITLDSVIVQEDDQLHVLLSRVQALLFTNEFKKARDLIQQIYTDQLVKADDYKRYYYFQGQIKLLLENKPDDALFFFNRAFNQYVVSQTDVYGILCIIGISKSYLMKGALERVRIYAEQAVEMLENSDPLAMADFQVELQIYNHLAGILFELKDYEGAIKYAQLAIDEAIDKQSLYLLDALYFILGRAEHVLHRENALQDLTVAKTLALIRHHPEIIVQVDQQLAE, encoded by the coding sequence ATGAGAATATTAGGGGATAAACTAAAACAAATCCGTAAAGCACGGGGGATGTCTCAAGCGGAGTTAGCTAAGGGGATTTGTACGCAAGCAACAATTAGCTTAATTGAGAAAAAAGAACAGGTGCCAAGCACAAAGATTCTCTTGGAAATTTGTAAGCGGCTTGAAATTACGTTGGACTCAGTGATTGTGCAAGAAGATGATCAATTACACGTCTTGTTGAGTCGTGTGCAAGCATTGTTATTTACCAATGAATTCAAAAAAGCACGTGATTTGATTCAGCAGATCTACACAGATCAACTGGTCAAAGCAGATGATTACAAACGGTATTATTATTTCCAAGGTCAAATTAAGTTATTGCTGGAGAATAAACCGGACGATGCACTTTTCTTTTTCAATCGTGCCTTCAATCAATACGTTGTTTCTCAGACGGATGTTTACGGTATTCTATGTATTATCGGCATTAGCAAGTCCTATTTGATGAAGGGCGCTTTAGAGCGTGTACGGATTTATGCAGAACAAGCCGTTGAAATGTTGGAGAATTCTGATCCACTTGCTATGGCCGATTTCCAAGTTGAGTTGCAGATTTATAATCACTTAGCGGGAATTCTTTTTGAATTGAAGGATTATGAAGGTGCGATTAAGTACGCTCAGCTTGCGATTGACGAAGCAATCGATAAGCAAAGTCTTTACTTACTTGATGCATTGTATTTCATTCTTGGTCGTGCAGAACATGTGCTTCATCGAGAGAACGCCTTACAGGATTTAACGGTTGCTAAAACATTGGCGTTAATCCGGCATCATCCAGAGATTATTGTGCAAGTTGATCAACAATTGGCTGAATAA
- a CDS encoding IS30-like element ISLsa1 family transposase — protein MGTSTLSRFQRGALAQLVNEGNKSYQVMADALGVAKATISYELDRVKPYDPELAQQDADRKRRNCGRRSMLTAALATLITNHLRLTWSPETIAAAYNLSTASIYNWLNRGWLPFKLTDLPNRNVRQHRVSENRGKFTSGTSIEQRPTTVNQRLAFGHWEVDTVLSSRSESRSCLVTFVERKTRLLWAIKAPNRTAKALNTAFGKFMGAFGPQVKSITVDHGKEFANYQALEQDYQIKVYFCHPYSPWERGSNEYFNRRLRWFFPKKTNFSQVTTDEILAALELINQRPLKIHHQQTAIERFRACSD, from the coding sequence TTGGGTACATCTACTTTATCACGTTTTCAACGTGGCGCACTAGCACAACTGGTCAATGAGGGGAATAAATCTTACCAAGTAATGGCTGACGCCTTAGGCGTCGCCAAAGCTACGATTAGCTATGAGTTGGACCGAGTTAAACCTTATGATCCAGAATTAGCTCAGCAAGATGCAGATCGCAAAAGGCGGAATTGCGGTCGTCGTTCGATGCTGACGGCAGCATTAGCGACTTTAATTACCAATCACTTACGATTAACCTGGTCACCAGAAACCATTGCGGCCGCTTATAACTTGAGCACTGCGTCAATTTATAATTGGCTTAATCGTGGCTGGCTCCCCTTCAAATTGACTGATCTACCCAATCGGAATGTCCGCCAGCACCGAGTGAGCGAAAATCGTGGGAAATTTACAAGTGGGACTTCCATCGAACAACGGCCAACAACTGTTAATCAACGGTTAGCTTTTGGTCATTGGGAAGTAGATACGGTGCTTTCTAGTCGAAGTGAGTCACGATCATGTCTGGTTACATTCGTAGAACGTAAGACCCGACTTCTATGGGCCATCAAAGCCCCTAATAGAACGGCTAAGGCTCTAAACACCGCCTTTGGCAAGTTTATGGGGGCCTTCGGTCCCCAAGTAAAATCCATTACTGTTGATCATGGTAAAGAGTTTGCCAATTATCAGGCCTTAGAACAGGATTATCAGATCAAAGTTTATTTTTGCCATCCATATTCACCATGGGAGCGAGGTTCCAATGAATATTTTAATAGACGGTTACGCTGGTTCTTCCCGAAAAAGACCAATTTTAGCCAAGTAACGACTGATGAGATCCTAGCAGCACTTGAACTAATTAATCAACGACCATTAAAAATACATCATCAACAGACTGCCATTGAAAGATTCCGGGCTTGTTCGGATTAA
- a CDS encoding HAD family hydrolase — translation MTVKGIIFDVDGVLVDSEPYYFEQRLAFLNAIGARLTAEESRKQIGSNMNAVLKQLFPNHTVLERAAIKNGYTSYKAAHPIVFKNIMNPDAQPLLATVAPTYQIGLASAGERGIIQQMLLETALEPYFETVVSGAEIAHNKPAPDVYLEALKRMHLEPTEAVAIEDSALGIQAGKAAGLTVIALKPFDPLFAIDQSAADYQIESLKEVPAILATL, via the coding sequence ATGACAGTAAAAGGGATTATTTTTGACGTCGATGGCGTTTTAGTGGATAGTGAACCGTACTATTTTGAACAACGCTTAGCATTTTTGAATGCAATTGGCGCACGACTAACGGCAGAGGAAAGTCGTAAACAAATTGGTTCCAATATGAATGCCGTTTTAAAACAGTTGTTTCCAAACCATACTGTTTTGGAACGAGCGGCAATTAAAAACGGCTATACGTCGTATAAAGCGGCTCATCCAATCGTTTTTAAAAATATCATGAACCCAGACGCGCAACCGTTATTAGCAACCGTTGCACCGACATATCAAATCGGTTTGGCGTCCGCTGGTGAGCGCGGAATTATTCAACAAATGTTGTTGGAAACCGCGTTAGAACCTTATTTTGAAACGGTTGTTAGTGGTGCAGAGATTGCGCATAATAAACCAGCACCAGATGTGTATCTAGAAGCGCTTAAAAGAATGCATTTAGAACCAACCGAGGCGGTTGCGATTGAAGACTCTGCACTGGGGATTCAAGCGGGGAAGGCGGCTGGTTTAACCGTCATCGCATTAAAACCATTTGATCCACTTTTCGCGATTGATCAATCGGCAGCGGATTATCAAATTGAATCATTAAAAGAAGTTCCGGCAATATTAGCAACGTTATAA
- a CDS encoding DUF2785 domain-containing protein has protein sequence MKEVQNVMQQLDAIRSALIKGDIYQSIPEKVLVVMDGVQYKTRRTHVVVPEDNESVLQRITAIDERIKTKGKEATISDEELDDLLRHLASPDSQVRDKGVFYLFNRLLRQTVLTPAQLIWVKDRLLQDDYLFAHILEPENDAVFLRSFSAMFLAGILYANRTFYHVLSTAELLAIERRVMAYTVIELDSRGYVDGKGWAHAMTHIINVWSELNETPEIQRADKILMMAIVLQAYRFSDNALAYGEDSHLTNVLISLMNKHQLYVDYCLIVLQEWQRSLLTMAPQETVGFWNRWYNRNRFLQSLLLQPELPDKIADYLRKISDLF, from the coding sequence ATGAAGGAAGTTCAAAATGTGATGCAACAGTTAGACGCGATTCGTAGTGCATTGATTAAAGGGGACATCTATCAATCAATTCCGGAAAAAGTATTGGTCGTCATGGATGGCGTCCAATATAAGACGCGGCGGACACATGTCGTAGTACCTGAGGACAACGAGTCAGTCTTGCAACGAATCACAGCAATTGATGAGCGAATTAAAACCAAAGGCAAAGAAGCGACCATCAGCGATGAAGAGCTCGATGATTTATTAAGGCATCTTGCAAGCCCAGATTCGCAAGTGCGCGATAAAGGTGTTTTTTACTTATTCAATCGATTATTACGGCAGACGGTTTTAACCCCAGCCCAATTGATTTGGGTCAAGGACCGCTTATTGCAAGATGATTATTTATTCGCGCATATTTTAGAACCTGAAAATGACGCTGTTTTTTTACGTTCGTTTAGCGCGATGTTTTTGGCCGGGATTTTATATGCTAACCGCACTTTTTATCATGTATTAAGTACGGCCGAATTATTGGCAATTGAACGGCGAGTAATGGCTTATACAGTCATCGAATTAGATTCACGAGGATACGTTGATGGTAAAGGCTGGGCGCATGCGATGACGCATATCATCAATGTCTGGTCAGAACTTAACGAAACACCTGAAATCCAACGTGCGGATAAGATTTTGATGATGGCAATTGTGCTACAGGCGTATCGCTTCTCTGATAACGCACTCGCATATGGTGAAGATAGTCATCTGACGAACGTTCTAATCAGTTTAATGAACAAGCATCAACTCTATGTCGATTATTGTTTAATCGTCTTACAGGAGTGGCAGCGTTCATTGTTGACTATGGCACCACAGGAGACCGTTGGTTTTTGGAATCGGTGGTATAACCGCAATCGCTTTTTACAGTCATTGTTGCTACAACCTGAATTACCTGATAAAATTGCGGATTACTTACGGAAGATTTCAGATTTATTTTAA
- a CDS encoding YxeA family protein, translated as MKKIILLLFSLGLIVIGGPIIGSATTQNMTDGNDLAQQWDRFNLLIPREAVYVKTAHQYGTQQAHGDYLYRQPAYRADGSHYEVVFQAPRALKPNHYLKLDAKGRFVNSWTVVSKSELPVKLQSSL; from the coding sequence ATGAAAAAAATCATTCTATTACTGTTCTCACTTGGACTAATTGTTATCGGCGGTCCAATTATCGGATCAGCCACAACTCAGAATATGACGGACGGCAATGACCTTGCCCAACAGTGGGACCGGTTCAACCTCTTAATTCCCAGAGAAGCCGTCTATGTTAAAACAGCACACCAATACGGGACACAACAAGCACATGGCGATTACCTTTACCGGCAACCTGCTTACCGTGCTGATGGCAGTCATTACGAAGTCGTTTTCCAAGCGCCGCGCGCACTAAAACCTAATCACTACTTAAAATTAGATGCCAAGGGGCGCTTCGTCAATTCTTGGACTGTCGTTTCAAAATCTGAATTGCCCGTTAAACTGCAGTCTAGTCTATAA
- a CDS encoding nitroreductase family protein — MTELFDLQQTRRTIYALGKNVSMSEAELSELIFNTIKETPTAFNAQGSRAIILFGKANETLWNDITATALKPLTPAENFPSTQAKLASFTAGVGTILFFEDQDVVKNLQENVPLYAENFPTWSEQASGMAQYATWLALAEKNVGASLQHYNPVIDEAVTAKWNIPSNWKLRAQMPFGSIENPADAKDYNTDASRFQTYTN, encoded by the coding sequence ATGACAGAATTATTCGATTTACAACAAACACGCCGGACAATTTATGCACTTGGCAAAAACGTTTCAATGAGCGAAGCTGAATTATCAGAATTAATCTTCAACACCATTAAAGAAACACCAACTGCTTTTAACGCCCAAGGTTCACGCGCCATTATTCTCTTTGGAAAAGCAAATGAAACACTTTGGAACGATATTACAGCAACTGCCTTAAAACCATTAACACCTGCGGAAAACTTCCCAAGTACACAAGCTAAATTGGCTTCATTCACCGCTGGTGTCGGGACAATCTTGTTCTTTGAAGATCAAGACGTTGTTAAGAATCTTCAAGAAAACGTGCCATTATATGCCGAAAACTTCCCAACATGGTCAGAACAAGCTTCAGGCATGGCACAATATGCCACTTGGTTAGCCCTCGCAGAAAAAAATGTGGGTGCTAGCTTGCAACATTATAACCCAGTAATTGATGAAGCCGTTACTGCAAAATGGAACATTCCATCAAACTGGAAACTTCGTGCGCAAATGCCATTTGGTTCAATCGAAAATCCAGCCGATGCTAAAGACTACAATACCGATGCAAGTCGTTTCCAAACCTACACAAACTAA
- a CDS encoding nucleoside hydrolase: protein MQTRKIIIDCDPGIDDTLALNLAIQSPAVEVVAITIVCGNVPVQIGVDNAFKCLERLGRLDIPVYVGADKPLHKPFVSAQDTHGMDGLGDSHIPRLSTIQPAQQSAADFLAATFSQPSDISIIALGPLTNIATALQRNPDLGRHCARFVSMGGTYKSHGNCSPVAEFNYWSDPDAALLVFDQLDQKIEMVGLDVTREIVFTPTLLAYCQRVNPEVGDYLKAITQFYFDFHWQYEHIIGCVINDPLAVAYFIDPTLCHGFESYTTVETTGISIGQTLVDRFDFWHRPANSLILTKVDTNRFFEQFLTVVLNAQATLIKTDLPKLR from the coding sequence ATGCAAACTCGCAAAATCATTATCGATTGCGATCCAGGCATCGATGACACGCTCGCTTTGAATTTGGCCATTCAATCGCCAGCCGTGGAAGTCGTTGCAATCACCATTGTTTGCGGCAACGTTCCCGTCCAAATCGGCGTGGACAATGCCTTTAAGTGTCTTGAACGCCTCGGGCGGCTCGACATTCCCGTTTATGTTGGTGCGGATAAACCGCTCCATAAACCATTTGTCAGTGCGCAGGATACGCATGGCATGGATGGTTTAGGTGACAGCCATATCCCGCGCCTATCCACTATTCAACCGGCACAACAATCCGCCGCTGATTTTTTAGCAGCCACTTTTAGTCAACCGAGCGATATCAGTATTATCGCACTCGGACCATTGACCAATATTGCGACTGCGCTCCAGCGAAATCCAGATTTAGGTCGGCACTGTGCCCGCTTTGTTTCAATGGGTGGGACCTATAAGAGTCACGGTAACTGCTCACCCGTTGCTGAATTCAACTACTGGAGCGATCCGGATGCCGCACTGTTGGTATTCGACCAACTCGATCAAAAGATTGAAATGGTTGGCTTAGACGTGACCCGCGAAATTGTCTTCACGCCAACATTGCTGGCTTATTGTCAGCGTGTCAATCCTGAAGTCGGCGACTATCTAAAAGCCATCACCCAGTTTTATTTTGATTTTCATTGGCAATATGAACACATTATCGGCTGTGTGATCAATGATCCATTAGCAGTCGCCTATTTTATCGATCCAACCCTTTGTCACGGCTTTGAAAGTTATACCACCGTCGAAACAACCGGCATCAGCATTGGCCAAACACTGGTTGACCGGTTCGATTTCTGGCACCGTCCTGCCAATAGCCTCATCTTAACTAAGGTGGACACCAATCGTTTCTTTGAACAGTTTTTGACCGTCGTTTTAAATGCACAAGCAACCCTCATTAAAACGGACTTACCAAAACTTAGATAA
- a CDS encoding ECF transporter S component has translation MRKFKTQHLTILALAIALNYVGANIALFLRLPIYLDSVGTILASTLLGPLAGALTATCSSIISGVTTDLFALYYLPDGLLTGLLAGWLLYHHQRTKRELPLVALGVAIPGTIVSSLITYFLFHGITSSGSSLIVQLLSGLGLNQFVSITLVQAGTDYLDRLLAIIVVTQVCVHLKQKIKTL, from the coding sequence ATGCGAAAATTTAAAACACAACACTTAACCATTCTGGCACTTGCCATTGCACTCAATTACGTAGGCGCTAACATTGCCCTATTTTTACGGTTACCAATCTATCTCGATAGCGTCGGCACCATTTTAGCCAGCACCCTATTAGGTCCTCTGGCAGGCGCATTAACTGCCACTTGTAGTAGCATCATCAGCGGTGTCACGACCGACTTATTTGCGCTTTATTACTTGCCAGACGGTCTATTAACCGGCTTACTCGCTGGATGGCTCTTATACCACCACCAACGGACGAAACGCGAGTTACCCCTTGTTGCTTTAGGTGTCGCCATTCCCGGCACAATTGTCAGTTCATTAATCACTTACTTCTTGTTCCACGGTATCACCTCTTCAGGGTCAAGTTTAATTGTACAACTACTAAGCGGCTTGGGACTAAATCAGTTTGTCAGCATTACACTGGTTCAAGCCGGTACGGATTATCTGGACCGGCTCTTGGCAATCATTGTGGTGACACAGGTTTGCGTCCACCTCAAACAAAAAATCAAGACACTCTAA
- a CDS encoding GAF domain-containing protein → MFKSKEAKVEAYEMLLKQQAALLAGETNLIANLANSSALLNQILPETVFAGYYLYQDAELILGPFQGNVSCMHIALGKGVCGEAAAKHTTLIVEDTAQHQNYIACDSAARSEIVVPMIKANQLIGVLDLDNRVVGAYDEVDRDYLEQYVTLLMQN, encoded by the coding sequence ATGTTTAAATCAAAAGAAGCTAAAGTCGAGGCTTACGAAATGCTCTTAAAACAACAAGCTGCTTTGCTGGCAGGTGAAACGAATTTAATTGCTAATCTAGCAAATTCTTCGGCGTTATTAAATCAAATATTACCGGAGACTGTTTTTGCGGGTTATTATCTGTATCAAGATGCTGAGCTGATTTTAGGCCCATTTCAAGGAAACGTCTCGTGTATGCACATTGCACTAGGTAAAGGGGTGTGTGGTGAAGCCGCCGCAAAGCACACAACGTTAATTGTAGAAGACACGGCGCAACATCAGAATTATATCGCTTGTGATTCGGCTGCACGTTCTGAGATTGTTGTGCCAATGATCAAGGCTAATCAACTAATCGGTGTTTTGGATCTTGATAACCGCGTCGTTGGCGCTTACGATGAGGTCGACCGAGATTATCTAGAACAGTATGTCACGTTACTGATGCAAAACTAA
- a CDS encoding cob(I)yrinic acid a,c-diamide adenosyltransferase — protein sequence MKLYTKTGDKGLTRIIGGQKVRKNAIRVEAYGGVDELNSYLGVVISDLPDYPALRMELVEIQQILFDCGTDLATPDDSRGYRTDNAYTKWLEAKIDQYADVPPALKEFILPGGVPSAAKLQYCRTIARRVERQVVALQEVEPINEAVLTFLNRLSDYLYAIARYVNHEEGEPETVYRRNKTIFH from the coding sequence TTGAAACTATATACAAAGACCGGTGACAAGGGATTAACCAGAATTATCGGCGGTCAAAAAGTGCGCAAAAACGCAATTCGTGTGGAAGCATACGGGGGTGTTGATGAGTTAAATTCATACTTAGGTGTCGTCATCAGTGATTTACCTGATTATCCGGCATTGAGAATGGAATTGGTTGAGATTCAACAAATTCTGTTTGACTGTGGGACAGATTTAGCGACGCCGGATGATTCGCGGGGGTATCGGACAGACAACGCATACACGAAATGGTTAGAAGCTAAGATTGATCAGTATGCAGATGTTCCACCTGCTTTAAAAGAATTTATTTTACCTGGGGGAGTACCATCAGCAGCGAAACTACAATATTGTCGGACAATTGCGCGGCGTGTTGAACGCCAAGTCGTCGCCTTGCAGGAAGTAGAACCGATTAACGAAGCTGTATTAACTTTCTTGAATCGGCTCTCTGATTATTTATACGCGATTGCGCGGTACGTCAATCATGAAGAGGGCGAACCAGAGACAGTTTATCGAAGAAATAAAACAATTTTTCATTAA
- a CDS encoding LytR/AlgR family response regulator transcription factor, with translation MVDIFLCDDKQVLLDSYEEIITAYIQQNILDAQVRLKTKNGYDLLIFLQESQTQGGVYFLDIDLENDVLDGMELALKIRELDPYAQIVFVSTHDELLMETIQRRINVLNFILKDRGLAQVRADIQATINDAIKLRQQQVPLAEEPAHFEYDDGLSFEKVAIQEINYFETAYKARHVFLHSDHRLSEFVGKIVTIQAQLPQFFRAHKSILVNPDKVVRIDKETHQVIFANGDTCDVSYRRIEALLKLIQADKC, from the coding sequence ATGGTTGATATTTTTTTATGTGATGATAAACAGGTTTTACTAGATAGTTATGAAGAGATTATAACGGCATATATTCAACAAAATATATTGGATGCTCAGGTGCGTTTGAAGACTAAGAATGGCTATGACCTATTAATTTTTTTACAAGAAAGTCAAACGCAAGGGGGCGTTTACTTTCTTGATATTGATTTAGAGAATGACGTGCTGGATGGGATGGAATTGGCGCTTAAAATTCGTGAATTGGATCCATATGCACAGATTGTGTTCGTTTCAACACATGACGAACTTTTAATGGAAACCATTCAACGCCGAATTAATGTTTTGAATTTTATTTTGAAGGATCGCGGGTTAGCACAGGTTCGTGCAGATATTCAAGCAACCATTAACGATGCCATTAAGTTACGACAACAACAGGTGCCATTAGCTGAAGAACCAGCTCATTTTGAATATGATGATGGATTATCGTTTGAAAAAGTGGCAATTCAAGAGATTAATTATTTCGAAACAGCGTATAAAGCACGGCACGTCTTCTTACACAGTGATCATCGGTTAAGTGAATTTGTAGGGAAAATCGTGACGATTCAAGCGCAATTGCCACAATTTTTCAGAGCCCATAAGAGTATCCTAGTGAATCCGGACAAAGTCGTACGGATTGATAAGGAGACGCATCAAGTGATATTTGCAAATGGCGATACATGTGATGTTTCGTACCGTCGAATTGAGGCATTACTTAAATTGATACAAGCAGACAAGTGTTAA